The genomic region AGGAGAAGAAGGACTGATAGCGATTTTAACCGAGCCGCAAAATGCACTTTTGAAACAGTATCAAAAGCTATTACAAATGGATAACGTTCAACTTGAGTTTGAATTAGATGCTGTCCGCGCGATCGCCCAAGAAGCATATCGGCGTAAAACTGGTGCAAGAGCCTTGAGGGGAATTGTAGAAGAGCTAATGCTAGATATCATGTACGAACTTCCCTCTCGCCCAGATTTAGATCGCTGCACCATCTGTAAAGCAATGGTAGAAAAACACTCTTCTGCCGATCTTCTCATTCATCCTACAGCCTTCTTTCAACCGGAAATAGCTTAGTTGGTTGATGGTTGATGGTTGATGGTTGATGGTTGTTGGTTGTTGGTTAAGGGTTGACTGATAACTTTGTAGAGACGTTACATATAACGTCTCTACATTGCTCGTGCGCTCGTGCGCTCCCTGATAACTGACAACTGATTTTGTCCTAAGTTTGTTACTTTTTTCTGTTTTATTTGAATTACTAAGCAATTTAGTATTAGTTGATAATAAATCTTCATCAAAAGCGTTGGCTTTGTCAATGTTGCAATGTCGATTATTCTGCTGCATCCTTTCTTGAAGCCTATGGCTTCTATCTTTAGGTATGGTTCCTCAAACAAAGTTCAAATATTCCTATAAACGTATATTATTTGCTTACCTAGCAGCAACGGCAGCTATTTTAGGAGGGTTTTCCCTGACGACATACAACTCAATTGGTAATGCTCTAAAGAAACAATCGGACGATCGCCTCTTGACTTTGGCACAAGCTGCAATTCCGAGTTTTGAAATAGTGAAATCTCAAAATCGGCAAAACCTACAAGAGTTTCCTTGGCGCAAACTTTTTGCTGCTAAAACCCAAAATTGGGAATGGTTCGACGCTGATGGTAAATTACTTTTGCGTCAAGGAAATCGCTTTCCTTCTCTTCCACTCTCCCGAAATGTCTTCCATTCTCGCTGGCAACCAATCGTACCTATTTTCCAACAGCAGGGAGAATTACGGATTGCCACCATTGCAGTCTATGTCAGCGATCCAAAGCTGAAAACGCTACATCTAGAAGGATATATTCGGGTGAGCGAATCTACGCAGCCATTAGAATTGATTTTGACTCGGCTGCGGCTATGGCTCGGCTGTCAGGGAATCGCTATTTTATTTATCTTTAGTATCAGTGGCGTTCACCTCAGTCAGTGGAACTCTCAGCCGCTACAACAAAGCTTTCGACAGCTCAAACAGACTGTTACGAATATCTCTCATTATCTCCGCCATCCATTGACGCGAATTACCCTAGCGATCGCACTGCTAGCAGGAGAAGCAGAATCAGCACTACCACTCGATCGGCAAAAACTAACGATCGTTGCTAACGCTACTGACGAACTAGAGCATCTAGTGGAAGATTTACTGATTTTGACTCGGAGCGAGGTAGCTTTTTTACCAACTGAGTTAGAGACAATAAATATTCGCTTAGAAGAACTGCTTTTACCTCTATTAGAACAATTCGATGCCCGTGCTACGTCCCAAGGTATTGCTTTTCAAGCTCAATTGCTACCTGGTTTATCTGTGCGGGGAGATCCAATTCATTTGAGTCGTTTATTCTCAAATTTACTGGAGAACGCGATCGCTTATACGGAAAAAGGAGGTAGTATTTCTCTCGCAGTACGCAAGTCTAAACGCAAAGCGATCGTGTCAGTGGAAGATACAGGCATTGGTATTCCACCAGAGCATCATGCTTCAATATTTCAGTGGTTTTGGCGCTCCGAACAAGCGCAACAACAGCAAAAGGGTTTGGGATTGGGTTTGGCAATTGCTCAAGCAATTGTGAAGCAGCACGGAGGGGAAATAGCTGTTAAAAGCCAAGTGAACGTTGGTAGTTGTTTTCAGGTGATTCTACCCTTACTTTAATAAAAGTAGTTTTATAAAACAAATCTGTGGAAATCCTTCCCTCGGATGCTTATTTTTTGGATCTGGTCCTAGCAAAATAGCCTCCCAAATTAATTAAGAGTAGAAAACTTTCATTTCCTACTCCCTTTTAACACAGTAATGGAAGCTACTAGATATGTAATGTTTATACAACCCGAAATTCAAAATCAGATCAGCCGCAACCGCAACCAGTGTGACCGCAGCCACTACTACCATCGGGATGACCGCTAGCACAGGCTTCGCTACAGTAAGCCTTGCCATCTTTTTGAATCGCGTCCTCTAGGGAAACAACGCACAAGCAATTGTCACAAGCACATTTCATTGAAGTTACTGTCGTCATAGTTTTAATCCTATTCACCTCTCCTATCAAGATAACATATGAACATATATTCAGGTGTTTTTTAAAAAAAGTTCACCTTGGTTGTCGCCGAGAGAAGAACTGATTCCTTAAAATCGCACCGACGCAAACCAAGTTTGACTTTTGACTTTTGACTTTTATCGATAATTGGTAAACTGTAGAGCCACGGGATAATCTTCTTGCTTCAAGCGTCCCATTACAGCTTGCAAGTCATCTTTAGATTTCGCCGACACCCGTACAGCATCACCTTGAATTGAAGCTTGCACTTTTTTAAACTCATCGCGGATCGATTTAGAGATTTGTTTGCTAATTTCTTGACTGATGCCCTTCTTGAGCTTAATTTCTTGCCGGACGCGGTTACCACTAGCAGATTCCACTTTGCCGAAATCGAAAATTTTCTGAGATAATTGACGCTTTGCAGCTTTTTCGCGCAGTATAGTATGAACGGATTCCAGCGTAAATTCGCTATCGGTGTTGACAGTAATCGTATCTTCACCTAACTCTACTGTCGTTTGAGTATCTTTGAGATCGTAACGGCTTTTAATATCGCGGCTAGTCTGATCGACAGCATTAACTAGTTCTTGGCGATCGAAGTCGCTGACAATATCGAAGGAAAAAGTAGAAGCCATAAGAGGGTGGTGCGTGGTGCGTGAAAAAGGTTCACCGATAACTAACTTTGTAAAGACGTTACATGTAACGTCTCTACACTGGTCACTAATAACTGGTCACTTGTAGGATGCTAGTAACAAACAAGATACCAGAGCAAAGACTGCCGATCGCAAACATCAGCGATCGCGCTAAGGGGATGTTAGCTATGTAGAATATCGAGTAAAACAATCGCACTACCACAAAGGCGATCGCCGCTCCCACAGCCAAGGTAGAATCAACTCCCGTAACATATGCCATCAATGCGGCTGGCGCAAAAATGGTGAAATTCTCAAATGAATTTTGGTGCGCCCACGCTGCTCGTTGTGCGTAGGGTGGTAGCTTGTCAAACATAGCGCGAGGAGCTGCCATATCGTAGCCAGCTTGCACTCGCCCGTAACCGACAAGTAGAAACGGTAAATAAACCAGTACTGCTGCTACTGCAATACAAAAGAGAAAAATTGCTGAAGTAGGGAGTTGTGAGTTCATCTTGGTTAGTCAAGGTAGAACAGCGTCACGATCTTCCTTTGATCTTCTGCCTCTTGGCAAGTTTGCAAAAGCGTGCGGCTATCGTGGAAAGCAAAGCAGATTAGCTGTTGGCAACGAGAAACGATCTCTTGGTTGCATACAGCGCTAGCTTCTGCCAAAGACATTTGGTCGTTTTTGGCGTTTTCTACTAAATGCATCACCTTTTCTAATTGCTGGCGCGATTCTAGGGGTTGACGCTCTAGACTTTGCGGCAGAATTACCGTCAACATATTCGCATCGGCACGCATCGCACCGCGAATAGCGGCTGAGTTCGTCCCCGTCGCACCGGAAGTTATAATCCGATTGCCCGACAGAACCAGAGCGTAGCTCATCATTTCGATTAAGTGCTGATGAGTCAGGGGGACGTGACGCGACCCCAGTAAAGCAATTCGTTTTGCGCCCGTTTGCTGAATTGTTGCCAACTCTTGGGCAAGGGTATCGACATCGGATACATTAATAGACTGGCTCTGCTCGATCAAGGACGTAGGTTCGGATACACAACCTAGTTATTCTAGCAGAGAACAGTTGTTAGTTATCAGTTGTCGTAGGGGCGGGTTTAGCAAGCAGCTTCACGGGCTTTAGCCATAATCTTTGTTCAAAACCCGCCCGTACAGTTGTCAGTTATCAGTTATCAGGGAAGAATGGTAGTTGACAGTTGACAGTTGACAGCGATCGATGGCGAGTAGCAGGAAGTTAGTTAATTATGAATTGCAGTATTACGTTCATGGAGCTTGCTTTCCCGTAGGGGAAACGCCTTGTCGAAGACTAGGGGTAGTGTAGCGCGCAGCGTAAAAGTGCGAATTGCGAATTGTCCCCTGCTATTTAAGTAACTCTATTGCTCTATCAAGCCAAGACAGCCAATGGGTTTCGTAGCTAATACCATTCAGGAGAGTGAGGTATTGAAACTTTTCGGTTTCGGATAGTATTTGCGGATTGCTAAAGTACTTTTGCTCTATAGCTTTGTAGACTGCCAGCTTTTCCTGATGCGCTTTTTGATGACGCTTCAACTCGATCGCGATCGCTTGGGGAGCGAGATAACCTGCAAAAATTTTGACTAATAAATCGTCCTTGATTGGTGAAGGCTCTGAGGGTTCAGCCATCCAAGACTTTAGCTGTTGTTTGCCTATTTCTGTTACATAGTAGAGCTTTTTATCTGGTTTTCCTGTTTGAAGCACTGTTTCGCCTGCAATCCAACCTTGTTGTTCTAGTTTGGATAGTTCTCGATAGATCTGCTGATGGCTTGCTGCCCAGAAGTATCCAACCGAGCCATCAAATTGTTGCGCTAGATCGTACCCGCTTAAGGGAGTATCGATTAGTCTGGCGAGGATCGCGTGCGTTAAAGCCATAATATTTCTTTACTTTGCTTATGCAAAAAAGTGCATATAATAGTAATATATTCAACTAATTGCATATTAACCGATCTGCAATGGCTGTAAAGACGTTACGTGTAACGTCTCTGGTCAAAATTAGTCGATCGACCACTAATCAATGAGGTGATTCTCGTATGAGTTATTCAATCTATCAAGTTGAGTTACCAGGAAACCCCGAAGCGATCGCCTTTGTGAACGGTTTTTTGGCACGCGATCGCGCAGGCTTGATTTGGATGTGGAAAAATCTCTTGTGGATTAAGAACGCAACAGCAACCGCTGAAGGCTGCGTGCAAGTCAAAGCAGGAATTTGCGCTGCTAATGAAGTCGTGATGGTAAGTTATTGGCGATCGCCGCAAAGCTTGCAAGCATTTTTCAAAGGGAAATTTCATCGCCAGATGATGCAATTTGTTGCCAAACATCCTGAGAGTTTGTGTTTATATAACGAGACATATAAACCTACAGCAAGTGGTAAATACTCGCACGAACCGCAGGGAATGGCAACTATTTATGGATAATTTAGATCTAAGGCAAAGCAACAGCAGCGCTAAGGTCGAGTTGAGATAATAAGCGATTAAAGTCAAAATGTTCTGCCATTAACTGACGGATGCATTCAACTTTGAAGGGTTCGTGCAGGCGCACTTGTCCGAACGTGCGATCGACGATTTCTACTGTAGTTAACGTATCGAGATCGACTGAGAGGATGGGAATTTCGAGTTCTTCTGCTTTACTAAGGATAAAAGTTGGTGCGGGAAGCTTGCCCGTTAGAATTAGACATTGAGTAGAACTTTCCAAAGCTGCTAATTGAATTTCAACGCGATCGCCTCCCGTGACGACAGCCATATTTCGCCGCTGTCCGAAATATCTCAACGCTGAGTTGACATTCATTGCTCCAATTGCCAAACTTTCCACCATCAGATCGAGGCGATCGGAACGGCAAAGGACATCTGCTTTTAACTGATTGACTAATTCTCTAACGCTGACACTTCTGAGTAAGCGGTTGCTAGGCAGCATTCCTAAAACTGGAATACTGCGTTTTTCTAGATAAGGACTGACTTCTGCTGCTACAGTTTCCATCTGTTCGAGAGGAATATCATTCAGTAGCACGCCAATTAAGCGATCGCCCAAGCGCCGTCGCGCTGAAATCAAAGGTTCCACAGAAAACGCCGATTTGTAGCGAGACACCAGTAGAATTGAAGCATTGATAATTTCAGCCACTTGCAGCATTCGCAGATCGAACAAACTGCCCTCTTCCAGAGTTCCCGGTCCTTCCAAGACTGTTAAATCGCCTGCCGGAAGTTGCAAATATTGCTTCAGGCGTTCGCGGTAGTCGGTGTTGTCTTCTCCTCGCAAGCGTTTGCCAATGGCATTTTCGTCCAAGGACAAGATTGTGGGAAATACTCGCTGTGGTGGGAGTTTCAGTAGTTTAGTCACAAACTCAACATCAGCATCAGCGATCGCGGCTGTGGTATCTTCACTAAAACAGCTACCCAAAGGTTTGCCGTAGGCAAGATCCAGCCCCATTTGTTGCAATCGATGAGATAGACCTAATACAGTGGCAGACTTACCACTGTAAGTCTCAGTTGAACCAATTAGCAAAAACTTAGCAGCCTTCGACACCCACCCACTCCTAACCCCAGCCAGGGAAACAAATCGACTTTATACTATTTTAATTAAGTAGAACTAAATGAAAGATTTATTTTTGCTAAAGCAATGAAAAGCGGCAAGCGATCGCATTTGACAGCGAGCAGGGAGCAAGGAGCAGGGAGTAGGGAGCAGGGGAAGAGAGCAGAGGAAGCAGAGGAAGCTCCAGGAGATTCAACAATTTCCGACTTACGACTTACGACTTGCGACCAGTGACCAGTTATCTAACAACCAACACTACCCATACCCCACACCAAAAACGGTAATTGTAGTCATGTAAATTGCATCTAACAAATTCCATCCAGCCACTACATAGCCAGTAATGGCGACTAGGATAGTCGCAGCAAAAGCGATCGCCCCTAAGATAATATTTCTAAAAGATGTTTTCACTTAGTTTGTCATTGGTCATTAGTCATTGGTCATTTGTTGACTGACAACTGTTCA from Chroococcidiopsis sp. SAG 2025 harbors:
- a CDS encoding HAMP domain-containing sensor histidine kinase, encoding MVPQTKFKYSYKRILFAYLAATAAILGGFSLTTYNSIGNALKKQSDDRLLTLAQAAIPSFEIVKSQNRQNLQEFPWRKLFAAKTQNWEWFDADGKLLLRQGNRFPSLPLSRNVFHSRWQPIVPIFQQQGELRIATIAVYVSDPKLKTLHLEGYIRVSESTQPLELILTRLRLWLGCQGIAILFIFSISGVHLSQWNSQPLQQSFRQLKQTVTNISHYLRHPLTRITLAIALLAGEAESALPLDRQKLTIVANATDELEHLVEDLLILTRSEVAFLPTELETINIRLEELLLPLLEQFDARATSQGIAFQAQLLPGLSVRGDPIHLSRLFSNLLENAIAYTEKGGSISLAVRKSKRKAIVSVEDTGIGIPPEHHASIFQWFWRSEQAQQQQKGLGLGLAIAQAIVKQHGGEIAVKSQVNVGSCFQVILPLL
- a CDS encoding metallothionein gives rise to the protein MTTVTSMKCACDNCLCVVSLEDAIQKDGKAYCSEACASGHPDGSSGCGHTGCGCG
- a CDS encoding YajQ family cyclic di-GMP-binding protein, which encodes MASTFSFDIVSDFDRQELVNAVDQTSRDIKSRYDLKDTQTTVELGEDTITVNTDSEFTLESVHTILREKAAKRQLSQKIFDFGKVESASGNRVRQEIKLKKGISQEISKQISKSIRDEFKKVQASIQGDAVRVSAKSKDDLQAVMGRLKQEDYPVALQFTNYR
- a CDS encoding MAPEG family protein, whose amino-acid sequence is MNSQLPTSAIFLFCIAVAAVLVYLPFLLVGYGRVQAGYDMAAPRAMFDKLPPYAQRAAWAHQNSFENFTIFAPAALMAYVTGVDSTLAVGAAIAFVVVRLFYSIFYIANIPLARSLMFAIGSLCSGILFVTSILQVTSY
- a CDS encoding DNA-processing protein DprA, encoding MIEQSQSINVSDVDTLAQELATIQQTGAKRIALLGSRHVPLTHQHLIEMMSYALVLSGNRIITSGATGTNSAAIRGAMRADANMLTVILPQSLERQPLESRQQLEKVMHLVENAKNDQMSLAEASAVCNQEIVSRCQQLICFAFHDSRTLLQTCQEAEDQRKIVTLFYLD
- a CDS encoding PadR family transcriptional regulator; this translates as MALTHAILARLIDTPLSGYDLAQQFDGSVGYFWAASHQQIYRELSKLEQQGWIAGETVLQTGKPDKKLYYVTEIGKQQLKSWMAEPSEPSPIKDDLLVKIFAGYLAPQAIAIELKRHQKAHQEKLAVYKAIEQKYFSNPQILSETEKFQYLTLLNGISYETHWLSWLDRAIELLK
- a CDS encoding monooxygenase family protein; its protein translation is MSYSIYQVELPGNPEAIAFVNGFLARDRAGLIWMWKNLLWIKNATATAEGCVQVKAGICAANEVVMVSYWRSPQSLQAFFKGKFHRQMMQFVAKHPESLCLYNETYKPTASGKYSHEPQGMATIYG
- a CDS encoding phosphotransacetylase family protein codes for the protein MSKAAKFLLIGSTETYSGKSATVLGLSHRLQQMGLDLAYGKPLGSCFSEDTTAAIADADVEFVTKLLKLPPQRVFPTILSLDENAIGKRLRGEDNTDYRERLKQYLQLPAGDLTVLEGPGTLEEGSLFDLRMLQVAEIINASILLVSRYKSAFSVEPLISARRRLGDRLIGVLLNDIPLEQMETVAAEVSPYLEKRSIPVLGMLPSNRLLRSVSVRELVNQLKADVLCRSDRLDLMVESLAIGAMNVNSALRYFGQRRNMAVVTGGDRVEIQLAALESSTQCLILTGKLPAPTFILSKAEELEIPILSVDLDTLTTVEIVDRTFGQVRLHEPFKVECIRQLMAEHFDFNRLLSQLDLSAAVALP
- a CDS encoding ion channel, with translation MKTSFRNIILGAIAFAATILVAITGYVVAGWNLLDAIYMTTITVFGVGYG